The Gambusia affinis linkage group LG11, SWU_Gaff_1.0, whole genome shotgun sequence genome contains a region encoding:
- the LOC122839777 gene encoding uncharacterized protein LOC122839777 — translation MKATFHYRHSMVNDEKKAADVFSVFPRFLETPGLIEQDFRLLFGEGTADKVLEKWPTSLKSKVIKESHGLVPTTELLDLLRNAELAAEAENGWDSDMSAILLLLHLLPPSAQGRKRPGKMSASQAVDHLIRFLKVGTSVQQHLDKITQRTQPYLLGQGSIQSSIHPFFIVIDNYAIPCKATCSVGALDELFKTHYVFGTSYSAPLTNLLIYLFI, via the exons ATGAAGGCTACCTTCCATTACCGTCATTCAATGGTCAATGatgaaaagaaagcagcagatgTCTTCTCTGTCTTTCCAAGATTTCTGGAGACACCAGGACTG aTAGAACAAGATTTCAGACTCCTGTTTGGCGAAGGCACTGCCGATAAAGTTTTGGAGAAGTGGCCCACCAGTCTCAAATCCAAGGTTATAAAGGAAAGCCATGGCCTGGTACCCACCACTGAGCTTTTGGATTTATTGCGGAATGCAGAGTTGGCTGCTGAAGCTGAGAACG GTTGGGATAGTGACATGTCTGCTATTTTGCTTCTGCTGCATCTGCTACCACCATCTGCACAAGGACGAAAGAGGCCGGGTAAGATGTCTGCATCTCAAGCAGTGGATCACCTCATCAGATTTCTAAAG gtTGGAACCAGTGTGCAGCAGCATCTTGACAAAATCACCCAACGTACCCAGCCCTACCTCCTTGGCCAGGGATCCATCCAAAGCAGTATTCACCCATTCTTCATTGTGATTGACAACTATGCTATTCCATGTAAGGCAACATGTTCAGTTGGAGCTCTTGATGAGCTCTTTAAGACCCATTATGTGTTTGGTACGTCATACAGTGCTCCCTTGACCaacttattgatttatttatttatttga